From the genome of Neisseria lisongii, one region includes:
- a CDS encoding peroxiredoxin, with translation MSYHFTLPSSNGGVFDSAAHLPLVVYFYPKDNTPGCTTEGLDFNARLPEFQALGYTVVGISRDSVKTHQNFCTKQGFQFELLSDADETVCKLFDVIKLKKLYGKEHLGIERSTFVLNAQGEIVHEWRKVKVADHAQEVLETLRAEAV, from the coding sequence ATGTCTTACCATTTCACTTTGCCCTCAAGCAATGGCGGCGTATTCGATTCGGCGGCACATCTGCCGCTGGTGGTGTATTTTTATCCGAAAGACAATACGCCGGGTTGCACCACCGAAGGCTTGGATTTCAATGCCCGCCTCCCCGAATTTCAGGCTTTGGGCTATACCGTGGTCGGCATTTCACGAGACAGCGTGAAAACCCACCAAAATTTCTGCACCAAACAAGGCTTTCAGTTTGAGTTATTGAGCGATGCCGATGAAACCGTGTGCAAACTGTTTGACGTCATCAAGCTGAAAAAACTCTACGGCAAAGAGCATTTGGGTATCGAACGCAGTACATTTGTATTAAACGCCCAAGGTGAAATCGTGCATGAATGGCGCAAAGTCAAAGTAGCAGACCATGCGCAGGAAGTGCTGGAAACCCTGCGTGCCGAGGCCGTCTGA
- the trpD gene encoding anthranilate phosphoribosyltransferase produces MITPQQAIERLISNNELFYDEMTDLMRQIMSGQVPPEQIAAILTGLRIKVETVSEITAAASVMREFSTKVPLDNADDVVDIVGTGGDGAKTFNVSTASMFVAAAAGAKVAKHGGRSVSSSSGAADVMEQMGVVLNLSPEQVAQSIRQTGIGFMFAQNHHSAMRHVAPVRRSLGFRSIFNILGPLTNPANAANQLLGVFHIDLCGILSRVLQQLGSKHVLVVCGEGGLDEITLTGTTRVAELKDGTIREYDISPEDFGIEIRNNLDDIKVADSRESLLKIDEVLSGKHGAARDIVLLNAAAALYAGNVAESLAVGVEAAREAIDSGKAMAKKEAFIAFSRQAASS; encoded by the coding sequence ATGATTACGCCGCAACAGGCCATTGAGCGCCTGATCAGCAACAACGAGCTTTTTTACGATGAGATGACCGATTTGATGCGTCAGATTATGAGCGGGCAAGTGCCGCCCGAGCAAATTGCCGCCATTCTGACCGGTCTGCGGATTAAGGTGGAAACTGTTTCTGAAATTACTGCCGCCGCTTCGGTAATGCGTGAATTTTCGACCAAAGTGCCGCTGGATAATGCTGATGATGTGGTGGATATTGTCGGCACCGGCGGCGATGGGGCGAAAACTTTTAATGTTTCGACTGCTTCTATGTTTGTGGCGGCGGCGGCGGGGGCGAAAGTCGCCAAACACGGCGGCCGTTCGGTGTCGTCTTCCAGCGGGGCGGCGGACGTGATGGAGCAGATGGGCGTGGTTTTGAACCTGTCGCCGGAACAGGTGGCGCAGAGTATCCGCCAAACCGGTATCGGCTTTATGTTTGCCCAAAACCACCACAGCGCCATGCGCCATGTTGCGCCGGTGCGCCGCTCGCTCGGTTTCCGCAGTATTTTCAATATTCTCGGCCCGCTGACCAATCCGGCAAACGCTGCCAATCAGCTTTTGGGCGTGTTCCATATCGATTTGTGCGGCATTTTGTCGCGGGTATTGCAGCAGCTTGGTTCAAAACATGTTTTGGTGGTGTGCGGCGAGGGCGGTTTGGACGAAATCACGCTGACCGGCACAACCCGTGTGGCCGAACTGAAAGACGGTACAATCCGGGAATACGACATCAGCCCCGAAGATTTCGGTATTGAAATCCGCAACAATCTGGACGACATCAAAGTGGCCGACAGTCGGGAATCTTTATTGAAAATCGACGAAGTATTGAGCGGCAAACACGGTGCGGCCAGAGATATTGTCTTGCTGAACGCCGCCGCCGCACTTTATGCCGGTAATGTGGCCGAATCGCTGGCGGTGGGTGTGGAAGCTGCCCGTGAAGCGATTGATTCGGGCAAAGCAATGGCGAAAAAAGAAGCCTTTATCGCATTCAGCCGTCAGGCGGCATCATCATAA
- a CDS encoding DUF4410 domain-containing protein, with amino-acid sequence MSKLKILFITLGILAMTACTSTRTLVQADNAAPTQYNYQIVDEGSQQNPELNAINTYFERVLDNQLRRHINQDQPVDTEIKYKIIYNKGNRALRYFVGFGAGKARADIKVKVISTKAGEKGKVLATFTTQATLSIGAFGGNPKNVVKNAARDIAAKIVLADIFH; translated from the coding sequence AGGTATTTTGGCAATGACGGCCTGTACAAGTACCAGAACTCTTGTGCAAGCCGATAACGCTGCTCCTACTCAGTATAACTATCAGATTGTTGATGAAGGTTCGCAACAAAATCCTGAGTTGAATGCGATCAATACGTATTTTGAGAGGGTTTTAGACAATCAGTTAAGAAGACATATTAACCAAGATCAGCCTGTAGATACGGAAATCAAATATAAGATTATTTATAACAAGGGAAATCGTGCGTTACGCTATTTTGTCGGCTTTGGTGCAGGCAAGGCAAGAGCTGATATCAAAGTCAAGGTTATCAGTACAAAAGCAGGTGAAAAGGGTAAAGTACTCGCTACATTTACGACACAAGCAACACTTTCTATTGGTGCATTTGGCGGCAATCCCAAAAATGTCGTGAAAAATGCTGCCCGAGATATTGCTGCCAAAATTGTGTTGGCGGATATTTTTCACTAA